The Pseudomonas allokribbensis genome has a window encoding:
- a CDS encoding CmpA/NrtA family ABC transporter substrate-binding protein has protein sequence MTQTSVGPLAWVNGSDAPEKSAINLGFMALSDCASVVVAATQGFAQPYGLTLNLKRQSSWANLRDNLVSGELDAAHSLYGLIYAVHLGIGGVASTDMAVLMGLNQNGQSLNLSHGLQGLGVTGPEALDRHVHQTRARLTFAQTFPTGTHAMWLYYWLASQGIHPLQDVDSVVVPPPQMVAHLQAGRIDGFCVGEPWAASAVQQNLGFTMATSQTIWPDHPEKVLGCTRAFVEQYPNTARALVMAILEASRFIEESPENRRSTAQLLSAAEYLDAPVSCIEPRFLGDYDDGLGNRWQDPHALRFHGDGAVNLPYLSDGMWFMTQFRRWGLLRDDPDYLAVARQVQQLALYRDAASAVGVPVGTEDMRSSQLIDGKVWDGSDPAAYAQSFKLHALSNNAPLLARR, from the coding sequence ATGACTCAAACCTCCGTCGGGCCACTGGCCTGGGTCAATGGCAGCGATGCCCCGGAAAAAAGCGCGATCAACCTCGGCTTCATGGCCCTGAGCGACTGCGCTTCGGTGGTGGTCGCCGCCACTCAGGGCTTTGCGCAGCCTTACGGCTTGACCCTGAACCTCAAGCGCCAGAGTTCCTGGGCCAACCTGCGCGACAATCTGGTCAGCGGCGAACTCGATGCCGCCCACAGTCTCTACGGACTGATCTACGCGGTGCATCTGGGCATCGGTGGCGTTGCGTCCACCGACATGGCGGTGCTGATGGGTCTGAACCAGAACGGCCAGAGCCTCAACCTGTCCCACGGTTTGCAGGGCCTGGGCGTGACCGGTCCTGAGGCGCTGGACCGCCACGTGCACCAAACCCGCGCAAGACTGACCTTTGCCCAGACCTTCCCCACCGGCACCCACGCCATGTGGCTTTATTACTGGCTCGCCAGTCAGGGCATCCATCCGTTGCAGGATGTCGACAGCGTGGTCGTACCGCCGCCGCAAATGGTCGCGCACCTGCAAGCCGGTCGCATCGACGGTTTCTGCGTGGGCGAGCCGTGGGCCGCCAGCGCGGTGCAGCAGAATCTCGGCTTCACAATGGCGACCAGCCAGACCATCTGGCCCGACCATCCGGAAAAAGTCCTCGGCTGCACCCGCGCCTTCGTCGAGCAGTACCCCAACACTGCCCGGGCGTTGGTGATGGCGATCCTCGAAGCCAGCCGTTTCATCGAAGAGAGCCCGGAAAACCGCCGCAGCACCGCGCAGCTGCTCAGCGCCGCCGAGTATCTGGACGCCCCGGTGTCCTGCATCGAACCGCGTTTTCTCGGCGATTACGACGACGGTCTGGGCAATCGCTGGCAGGACCCGCACGCCCTGCGCTTTCACGGCGATGGCGCGGTGAACCTGCCGTACCTGTCGGACGGCATGTGGTTCATGACCCAGTTCCGCCGCTGGGGGTTGCTGCGCGACGACCCGGACTACCTCGCCGTCGCCCGTCAGGTGCAGCAACTGGCGCTGTACCGCGACGCGGCCAGCGCTGTCGGTGTGCCGGTCGGTACCGAGGACATGCGCAGCAGCCAGTTGATCGACGGCAAGGTCTGGGACGGCAGCGACCCGGCCGCTTACGCGCAGAGTTTCAAGCTGCATGCGTTGAGCAACAACGCCCCCCTTCTCGCCCGCCGCTGA
- a CDS encoding quinone-dependent dihydroorotate dehydrogenase encodes MYTLARQLLFKLSPETSHDLSLDLIGAGGRLGLNGLLCKAPASLPVNVMGLDFPNPVGLAAGLDKNGAAIDGFAQLGFGFVEIGTVTPRPQPGNPKPRIFRLPEAEAIINRMGFNNLGVDNLLARVAAAKYKGVLGINIGKNFDTPVERAVDDYLICLDKVYAHASYITVNVSSPNTPGLRSLQFGDSLKQLLADLATRRAELALRHGKHVPLAIKIAPDMTDEETAQVAQALIETGMDAVIATNTTLSRVGVEGMEHGDEAGGLSGAPVREKSTHTVKVLASELGGKLPIIAAGGITEGKHAAEKIAAGASLVQIYSGFIYKGPALIRESVDAIAAKR; translated from the coding sequence ATGTACACCCTGGCCCGTCAGCTGTTGTTCAAACTTTCCCCGGAAACCTCCCACGATCTGTCGCTGGATCTGATCGGCGCGGGCGGGCGTTTGGGCCTCAACGGCTTGCTGTGCAAGGCCCCGGCGTCGCTGCCGGTGAACGTCATGGGCCTGGACTTCCCGAACCCGGTCGGTCTGGCGGCCGGTCTGGACAAGAACGGCGCGGCCATCGACGGCTTCGCGCAGCTGGGTTTCGGTTTTGTCGAAATCGGCACCGTGACCCCGCGTCCACAGCCGGGCAACCCGAAACCACGGATTTTCCGCCTGCCGGAAGCCGAGGCGATCATCAACCGCATGGGTTTCAACAACCTCGGTGTGGATAACCTGCTGGCGCGGGTCGCGGCGGCCAAATACAAAGGCGTGCTGGGGATCAATATCGGCAAGAACTTCGACACGCCGGTCGAGCGTGCGGTCGATGACTACCTGATCTGCCTGGACAAGGTTTACGCCCACGCCAGCTATATCACGGTCAACGTCAGTTCGCCGAACACCCCGGGCCTGCGCAGCCTGCAATTCGGCGATTCGCTCAAGCAATTGCTGGCGGACCTGGCCACGCGCCGCGCCGAACTGGCCCTGCGCCACGGCAAGCATGTACCGCTGGCGATCAAGATCGCGCCGGACATGACCGACGAAGAAACCGCACAAGTCGCGCAAGCGCTGATCGAAACCGGGATGGACGCGGTGATCGCCACCAACACCACCCTCAGCCGCGTGGGCGTCGAAGGTATGGAGCACGGCGACGAGGCGGGCGGTCTGTCCGGCGCGCCGGTTCGCGAGAAGAGCACCCACACGGTCAAAGTGCTGGCGTCCGAGCTGGGTGGCAAACTGCCGATCATTGCGGCGGGCGGTATCACCGAAGGCAAGCATGCGGCCGAGAAGATCGCTGCCGGCGCGAGCCTGGTGCAGATCTACTCCGGCTTCATCTATAAGGGCCCGGCGCTGATCCGTGAATCCGTGGACGCGATCGCCGCCAAGCGCTGA
- the rmf gene encoding ribosome modulation factor, protein MRRLKRDPLERAFLRGYQYGVGGKSRELCPFTLPSVRQAWINGWREGRGDNWDGMTGTAGIHRLNELHAVG, encoded by the coding sequence ATGAGAAGACTTAAGCGTGATCCGTTGGAAAGAGCATTTTTGCGCGGATATCAATATGGCGTTGGTGGCAAATCCCGTGAGCTTTGCCCATTTACTCTACCGTCGGTACGTCAAGCCTGGATCAACGGCTGGCGAGAAGGACGCGGCGACAACTGGGACGGTATGACCGGCACTGCGGGAATCCACAGACTCAACGAACTTCACGCCGTCGGCTGA
- the rlmKL gene encoding bifunctional 23S rRNA (guanine(2069)-N(7))-methyltransferase RlmK/23S rRNA (guanine(2445)-N(2))-methyltransferase RlmL, whose amino-acid sequence MSDRFELFLTCPKGLEGLLIEEAVGLGLEEAREHTSAVRGMATMETAYRLCLWSRLANRVLLVLKRFPMKDAEDLYHGVLDVEWQDHMLADGTLAVEFSGHGSGIDNTHFGALKVKDAIVDKLRTPQGDRPSIDKLNPDLRIHLRLDRGEAILSLDLSGHSLHQRGYRLQQGAAPLKENLAAAILIRSGWPRIAAEGGALADPMCGVGTFLVEAGMIAADMAPNLRREQWGFTAWLGHVPALWKKLHEEAAERAAAGLAKPPLWIRGYEADPRLIQPGRNNVERAGLSEWIKIYQGEVATFEPRPDQNQKGLVICNPPYGERLGDEASLLYLYQNLGERLRQACLNWEAAVFTGAPDLGKRMGIRSHKQYSFWNGALPCKLLLIKVLPDQFVTGERRTPEQRQAEREQAAYDQTPDEPQERKYNKNGNPIKPTPAPAPVIEQPRLSEGGQMFANRLQKNLKAMGKWVKREGIDCYRVYDADMPEYAMAIDLYHDWVHVQEYAAPKSIDPEKASIRMFDALAAIPQALNIDKSRVVVKRRERQSGTKQYERQAAQGKFNEVTEGGVKLLVNLTDYLDTGLFLDHRPMRMRIQKEAAGKRFLNLFCYTATASVHAAKGGARSTTSVDLSKTYLDWARRNLSLNGFSDKNRLEQGDVMAWLESCREEYDLIFIDPPTFSNSKRMEGIFDVQRDQVQLIDLAMARLAPGGVLYFSNNFRKFQLEDNLAERYAVEEITASTIDPDFARNGKIHRAWKITAR is encoded by the coding sequence ATGTCCGACCGTTTCGAACTCTTCCTCACTTGCCCCAAAGGCCTTGAAGGCCTGCTCATCGAGGAAGCCGTCGGGCTTGGCCTTGAAGAAGCCCGCGAGCACACCTCCGCCGTGCGTGGCATGGCGACCATGGAAACCGCCTATCGCCTGTGCCTCTGGTCGCGTCTGGCCAACCGCGTGTTGCTGGTGCTCAAGCGCTTCCCGATGAAAGATGCCGAGGACCTGTATCACGGCGTGCTCGACGTCGAGTGGCAGGATCACATGCTGGCCGACGGCACCCTGGCCGTTGAATTCAGCGGCCACGGCTCGGGCATCGACAACACCCACTTCGGCGCCTTGAAGGTCAAGGACGCCATCGTCGACAAACTGCGCACCCCGCAGGGTGACCGCCCAAGCATCGACAAGCTCAACCCGGACCTGCGCATTCACCTGCGTCTGGATCGCGGCGAAGCGATCCTGTCCCTCGACCTCTCCGGCCACAGCCTGCACCAGCGCGGCTACCGCTTGCAGCAGGGCGCTGCGCCGCTGAAGGAAAACCTCGCGGCGGCGATCCTGATCCGTTCCGGCTGGCCGCGCATTGCCGCCGAAGGTGGCGCGCTGGCTGACCCGATGTGCGGTGTCGGCACGTTCCTGGTCGAAGCCGGCATGATCGCCGCCGACATGGCGCCGAACCTGCGTCGCGAGCAGTGGGGCTTCACCGCCTGGCTCGGTCACGTACCGGCGCTGTGGAAGAAACTGCATGAAGAAGCTGCCGAGCGTGCTGCTGCCGGTCTGGCCAAGCCACCGCTGTGGATCCGTGGTTATGAAGCCGACCCACGGCTGATCCAGCCGGGCCGCAACAACGTCGAGCGTGCAGGCCTGAGCGAATGGATCAAAATCTATCAGGGCGAAGTGGCAACCTTCGAACCGCGTCCGGACCAGAACCAGAAAGGTCTGGTGATTTGCAACCCGCCGTACGGCGAGCGTCTGGGTGACGAAGCCAGCCTGTTGTACCTCTATCAGAACCTTGGCGAGCGTCTGCGTCAGGCCTGCCTGAACTGGGAAGCGGCGGTGTTCACCGGCGCGCCGGACCTGGGCAAGCGCATGGGCATCCGCAGCCACAAACAGTATTCGTTCTGGAACGGCGCGCTGCCGTGCAAGCTGCTGTTGATCAAAGTGCTGCCGGATCAGTTCGTCACCGGCGAGCGTCGTACTCCTGAGCAACGCCAGGCAGAGCGCGAGCAAGCCGCTTACGATCAGACTCCGGACGAGCCGCAAGAGCGCAAGTACAACAAGAACGGTAATCCGATCAAACCGACGCCGGCCCCGGCTCCGGTGATCGAGCAGCCGCGCCTGAGCGAAGGCGGGCAGATGTTTGCCAACCGCCTGCAGAAGAACCTCAAGGCGATGGGCAAGTGGGTCAAGCGCGAAGGCATCGACTGCTACCGCGTCTACGATGCGGACATGCCGGAATACGCCATGGCCATCGACCTGTACCACGACTGGGTGCACGTTCAGGAATATGCCGCACCTAAATCGATCGACCCGGAAAAGGCCTCGATCCGCATGTTCGACGCCCTGGCGGCCATCCCGCAGGCGCTGAACATCGACAAGAGCCGCGTGGTGGTCAAGCGCCGCGAGCGTCAGAGCGGCACCAAGCAGTACGAACGTCAGGCGGCTCAGGGCAAATTCAACGAAGTCACCGAAGGCGGCGTGAAGCTGCTGGTGAACCTCACCGACTACCTCGACACCGGGTTGTTCCTCGATCACCGGCCAATGCGCATGCGGATCCAGAAAGAGGCGGCCGGCAAGCGCTTCCTCAACCTGTTCTGCTACACCGCGACCGCCAGTGTGCACGCCGCCAAGGGCGGCGCGCGCAGCACCACCAGCGTCGACCTGTCGAAAACCTACCTCGACTGGGCACGCCGCAACCTGTCGCTCAACGGCTTCTCCGACAAGAACCGTCTGGAGCAGGGCGATGTGATGGCGTGGCTGGAAAGCTGCCGGGAAGAGTACGACCTGATCTTCATCGACCCGCCGACCTTCTCCAACTCCAAACGCATGGAAGGGATCTTCGACGTGCAGCGTGATCAGGTGCAGTTGATCGACCTGGCCATGGCCCGACTGGCACCGGGCGGGGTGTTGTACTTCTCCAACAACTTCCGCAAGTTCCAGCTGGAAGACAACCTGGCCGAGCGTTATGCGGTCGAGGAAATCACCGCCAGCACCATCGATCCGGATTTCGCCCGCAACGGCAAGATCCACCGCGCCTGGAAAATCACGGCCCGTTGA
- a CDS encoding sensor domain-containing diguanylate cyclase, producing MSLHPVRPKILGFISEEVSAWLVALLVLLAGGILTGLLAWATLNQFHSQLRQRFQLLANERYSRIEERFQDQEQRLDGLRRFFANSESVSRAEFDGYTQPLLLRTQAYSFALRVSGSERAAFEQRVRDEGLPTFSVRELNARGELQLAAARDEYVVVVYSQTQSRLGSPLGYDLLAQPLRRSTLERADQLGGLAVSQPMHLVSIEPAYARGVLLVAPVQREGEPKSFGYVMAVISMRQLLADGLPDALHDYLSVRILDLSTNDQHEVLFESTNEPAPSDLSATRLVRMADHDYQVDISPSESFLQANHSSVGSVVVLGGLLSLLLSALLYVLVSQRQRALRMVELRTQELHEREQELRGTHGQLRGVLNAATQVAIIATDLRGVINTFNPGAEQMLGYRSAEVVGHMTLENLHFPRELITRAAELSARYGKAIPTCQAMLVEGGEVGGHEAREWTLVRKDGSHLPVNMLATPVLDEQGLWVGHLAICIDITERKRVHEALAARDVLLKKLSAHVPGGIYQFKMEFDGRFSVIYASDGIREIYELEPDVLLLNAESIFTRIHPQDVSRVRKSIRASADNLSPWREEYRVQLPERGLRWVRGEATPEELPGGGVLWHGYISDISDLKRVEEELRALSVTDALTGIHNRRYFQERLTTEMARVERGGGELSVIMLDIDHFKRINDQYGHAVGDRVLQAVCERIGHRLRRTDVFCRLGGEEFMVLCPDIDGDHAYMLAVELWQGLRGAPVDVVGVVTASFGIASWRPGEGADALLLRADSGVYAAKQGGRDRVERQMN from the coding sequence ATGTCGTTGCACCCCGTGCGCCCAAAGATCCTGGGTTTTATCAGCGAAGAAGTCTCGGCCTGGCTGGTCGCGCTGCTGGTATTGCTCGCCGGCGGGATTCTCACGGGGCTGCTCGCCTGGGCCACCCTCAATCAGTTTCACAGCCAGTTGCGCCAGCGTTTTCAACTGCTGGCCAATGAGCGCTACAGCCGCATCGAAGAACGTTTTCAGGATCAGGAGCAACGCCTCGATGGCCTGCGCCGGTTCTTCGCCAACTCCGAATCGGTGTCCCGCGCCGAATTCGACGGCTACACCCAACCTTTATTACTGCGCACCCAGGCCTATTCATTCGCCTTGCGGGTGAGCGGTTCCGAGCGCGCCGCGTTCGAGCAGCGGGTGCGTGACGAAGGCCTGCCCACCTTCAGCGTGCGTGAACTCAATGCCCGCGGCGAGCTGCAACTGGCGGCGGCCCGAGATGAATACGTCGTCGTGGTGTACAGCCAGACCCAGAGCCGGCTCGGTTCACCGCTGGGTTATGACTTGCTGGCCCAGCCGTTGCGTCGCTCGACGCTGGAACGCGCCGATCAGCTCGGCGGCCTGGCGGTGTCGCAGCCGATGCATCTGGTCAGCATCGAGCCGGCCTATGCGCGGGGCGTGCTGCTGGTGGCGCCGGTACAGCGCGAAGGCGAGCCCAAGTCGTTCGGCTATGTGATGGCGGTGATCAGCATGCGCCAGTTGCTCGCCGATGGCCTGCCGGACGCGCTGCATGATTACCTGTCGGTACGGATCCTCGATCTGTCGACCAACGATCAGCACGAGGTGTTGTTCGAATCGACCAATGAACCGGCGCCGAGTGATCTGTCAGCCACGCGGCTGGTGCGCATGGCCGACCACGACTATCAGGTCGATATCTCGCCCAGCGAGTCCTTCCTGCAGGCCAACCATTCGTCGGTTGGCAGCGTGGTGGTTCTCGGCGGTTTGCTCAGCCTGCTGCTCAGCGCGCTGCTGTACGTGCTGGTCAGTCAGCGTCAGCGGGCCTTGCGCATGGTCGAACTGCGCACCCAGGAACTGCATGAGCGTGAACAGGAACTGCGGGGCACCCACGGCCAGTTGCGCGGGGTGCTCAACGCGGCGACTCAAGTGGCGATCATCGCCACCGACCTGCGCGGCGTGATCAACACCTTCAACCCCGGCGCGGAGCAGATGCTCGGTTACCGCAGCGCCGAGGTGGTCGGCCACATGACCCTGGAAAACCTGCATTTTCCTCGGGAGCTGATCACCCGTGCGGCGGAACTGAGCGCCCGCTATGGCAAGGCCATCCCGACCTGCCAGGCGATGCTGGTGGAGGGCGGCGAAGTCGGCGGGCATGAGGCACGCGAGTGGACGCTGGTGCGCAAGGACGGGAGTCATCTGCCGGTAAACATGCTCGCCACCCCGGTGCTCGATGAGCAGGGGCTGTGGGTCGGGCACCTGGCGATCTGCATCGATATCACCGAACGCAAGCGCGTCCACGAAGCGTTGGCGGCGCGGGATGTGCTGTTGAAGAAACTCAGCGCCCACGTTCCGGGTGGGATCTATCAGTTCAAGATGGAGTTCGACGGGCGCTTCAGCGTGATCTACGCCAGCGACGGCATCCGCGAAATCTACGAGCTGGAACCCGATGTGTTGCTGCTCAATGCCGAATCAATCTTCACTCGGATTCATCCGCAGGACGTCAGCCGCGTACGCAAATCGATCCGCGCCTCGGCGGACAACCTCAGCCCGTGGCGCGAGGAATACCGCGTGCAATTGCCCGAGCGCGGCCTGCGCTGGGTGCGCGGCGAAGCGACTCCCGAGGAACTGCCGGGCGGCGGCGTGCTGTGGCATGGCTACATCTCGGACATTTCCGACCTGAAACGGGTGGAAGAAGAGTTGCGCGCACTGTCGGTGACCGACGCGCTGACCGGCATCCACAATCGGCGTTATTTCCAGGAGCGCCTGACCACTGAAATGGCCCGGGTCGAGCGCGGAGGCGGCGAACTGTCGGTGATCATGCTCGATATCGATCACTTCAAACGGATCAACGATCAGTACGGCCATGCGGTCGGCGACCGGGTGTTGCAGGCGGTGTGCGAGCGCATCGGCCATCGCCTGCGGCGTACGGATGTGTTCTGTCGCCTGGGCGGCGAGGAGTTCATGGTGCTGTGCCCGGACATCGACGGTGATCACGCGTACATGCTGGCCGTGGAGCTATGGCAAGGCCTGCGCGGTGCGCCGGTGGATGTGGTGGGCGTGGTGACGGCCAGTTTCGGGATTGCCAGTTGGCGGCCGGGAGAGGGCGCGGATGCGCTGTTGCTGCGGGCGGATTCGGGGGTTTACGCGGCGAAGCAGGGTGGGCGGGATCGGGTCGAGCGGCAGATGAACTGA
- the dacB gene encoding D-alanyl-D-alanine carboxypeptidase/D-alanyl-D-alanine endopeptidase, with protein MIKSLRPLLLAGLLLPLALPVSAATINTALTPNVEKALKASKLQPSALSLVMVPLDGPGTPTVYNADVSVNPASTMKLVTTYAALEMLGPNHQWKTEFYTDGDLNSGILNGNLYLKGGGDPKLNMEKLWLLMRDLRANGVTQITGDLVLDRSFFVQPQLPEFNDDGNDENKPFLVKPDSLLVNLKALRFVARNDNGRVLISVEPPIASINIENTVKALNSKQCTGGVRYNPVPQADGSVTVTVAGQLGEGCSSQTYLSLLDHATYTAGAVRAIWKELGGSIQGKDRLAPTPSNAKVLARAFSPDLAEIIRDINKYSNNTMAQQLFLSLGQKFRNDADGDDAKAAQRVVRQWLAKKGITAPHLVMENGSGLSRAERVSAREMAAMLQAAWHSPYAAEYISSLPIAGTDGTMRKRLKTTAMRGEAHVKTGTLNTVRAIAGFSRDVNGNTWAVVAILNDKAPFGASSVLDQVLLDLYKQPRAPQTASVL; from the coding sequence ATGATCAAATCGTTGCGTCCTCTGCTCCTGGCCGGCCTTCTTCTGCCCCTGGCCTTGCCTGTTTCCGCTGCCACCATCAACACCGCCCTGACACCCAACGTCGAAAAAGCCCTCAAGGCCAGCAAGCTGCAACCCAGCGCCCTGTCGCTGGTGATGGTGCCGCTGGACGGCCCGGGCACGCCGACCGTGTACAACGCCGATGTGTCGGTCAACCCGGCCTCGACCATGAAACTGGTCACCACCTACGCGGCGCTGGAAATGCTCGGCCCCAACCATCAGTGGAAAACCGAGTTCTATACCGACGGCGACCTGAACAGCGGCATCCTCAACGGCAACCTCTACCTCAAGGGCGGCGGCGATCCGAAGCTCAACATGGAAAAACTCTGGCTGCTGATGCGCGACCTGCGCGCCAACGGCGTGACCCAGATCACCGGCGACCTGGTACTGGACCGCAGCTTCTTCGTGCAGCCGCAACTGCCGGAATTCAACGATGACGGCAACGACGAGAACAAGCCGTTCCTGGTCAAGCCGGACTCGCTGCTGGTCAACCTCAAGGCCCTGCGTTTCGTGGCCCGCAATGACAATGGCCGGGTATTGATTTCGGTCGAACCGCCGATTGCCAGCATCAACATCGAAAACACCGTCAAAGCGCTCAACTCCAAACAGTGCACCGGCGGCGTGCGCTACAACCCGGTGCCGCAGGCCGATGGCAGCGTCACCGTGACCGTTGCCGGCCAGTTGGGCGAAGGCTGCAGCTCGCAGACTTATCTGTCGCTGCTCGACCACGCGACCTACACCGCCGGCGCCGTGCGGGCGATCTGGAAGGAACTGGGCGGCAGCATCCAGGGCAAGGATCGTCTGGCCCCGACCCCGAGCAACGCCAAAGTGCTGGCCCGTGCGTTCTCGCCGGACCTGGCGGAAATCATCCGCGACATCAACAAATACAGTAACAACACCATGGCTCAGCAGCTGTTCCTGAGCCTGGGCCAGAAATTCCGCAACGACGCCGACGGCGATGACGCCAAGGCGGCGCAGCGCGTGGTACGTCAGTGGCTGGCGAAGAAAGGCATCACCGCGCCGCACCTGGTGATGGAGAACGGCTCCGGCCTGTCACGAGCCGAGCGCGTCAGCGCCCGGGAAATGGCCGCCATGCTGCAAGCCGCGTGGCATAGCCCGTACGCCGCCGAGTACATCAGCTCGCTGCCGATTGCAGGCACCGACGGCACCATGCGCAAACGCCTGAAGACCACCGCGATGCGCGGTGAAGCCCACGTCAAGACCGGCACCCTGAACACCGTGCGCGCCATCGCCGGCTTCAGCCGCGACGTCAACGGCAACACCTGGGCGGTGGTGGCGATCCTCAACGACAAGGCGCCGTTCGGTGCATCGTCGGTGCTGGATCAGGTGCTGCTGGATCTCTACAAACAGCCGCGAGCGCCGCAGACGGCTTCCGTTCTGTAA
- a CDS encoding YggL family protein — protein sequence MATNRSQRLRKKLCVDEFQELGFELNLGFKEDLSEEAIDAFLEAFIKEAMEANGLGYVGGDDFGLVCLQKRGSVSEEQRAAVEAWLKTRSELTTTEISPLLDVWYPEKPINAAK from the coding sequence ATGGCGACTAACCGTTCCCAGCGTCTGCGCAAAAAACTGTGCGTCGATGAATTTCAAGAGCTGGGTTTCGAACTGAACCTGGGCTTCAAAGAAGACCTGTCCGAAGAAGCCATTGACGCTTTCCTCGAAGCATTCATCAAAGAAGCCATGGAAGCCAACGGTCTGGGCTATGTCGGCGGCGACGACTTCGGTCTGGTTTGCCTGCAGAAGCGTGGCTCGGTCTCCGAAGAGCAGCGCGCTGCTGTCGAAGCCTGGCTGAAAACCCGCTCCGAGCTGACCACCACTGAAATCAGCCCGCTGCTGGACGTTTGGTATCCGGAAAAGCCGATCAACGCGGCCAAGTGA
- a CDS encoding benzoate/H(+) symporter BenE family transporter: MNEITHTRLRPFADTSPSAIVAGFIAMMTGYTSSLVLMFQAGQAAGLSSGQISSWIWAISIGMAVCSIGLSLRYRTPITIAWSTPGAALLITSLGGVTYGEAIGAYITCAVLVTICGLTGSFERLVKKIPASLAAALLAGILFKIGSEIFVAAQHRTGLVLGMFFTYLLVKRLTPRYAVLAALLIGTALSGFMGLLDFSGFHLEVATPVWTTPHFSLAATISIGIPLFVVAMTSQNMPGVAVLRADGYNVPASPLITTTGIASLLLAPFGSHGINLAAISAAICTGPHAHEDRNKRYTAAVWCGIFYGIAGVFGATLAALFAALPKELVLSIAALALFGSIINGLSIAMTEVKEREAALITFMVTASGLTLFSIGSAFWGIVAGVLTLLILNWRKA; encoded by the coding sequence ATGAACGAAATCACCCACACCCGACTGCGCCCCTTTGCGGACACATCGCCCTCCGCCATCGTCGCCGGATTCATCGCGATGATGACCGGCTACACCAGTTCGCTGGTGCTGATGTTCCAGGCCGGGCAGGCGGCGGGCCTGAGCAGCGGGCAGATTTCCTCGTGGATCTGGGCGATTTCCATCGGCATGGCGGTGTGTTCGATCGGCCTTTCGCTGCGTTACCGCACGCCAATCACGATTGCCTGGTCGACGCCCGGCGCAGCCTTGCTGATCACCAGCCTCGGCGGCGTCACCTACGGCGAAGCCATTGGCGCCTACATTACCTGTGCGGTTCTGGTGACGATCTGCGGCCTGACCGGCAGCTTCGAACGGCTGGTGAAAAAGATCCCGGCCTCCCTCGCCGCAGCTTTGCTGGCGGGGATTCTGTTCAAGATCGGCAGCGAAATCTTCGTCGCCGCGCAGCACCGCACCGGGCTGGTACTGGGGATGTTCTTCACGTATCTGCTGGTCAAACGCCTGACGCCGCGTTATGCGGTGCTGGCCGCGCTGCTGATCGGCACCGCGCTGTCGGGCTTCATGGGGCTGCTGGATTTCAGCGGTTTTCACCTGGAAGTGGCGACACCGGTCTGGACCACGCCGCACTTTTCTCTCGCGGCGACCATCAGCATCGGCATTCCGCTGTTCGTGGTGGCGATGACCTCGCAGAACATGCCCGGCGTCGCTGTCCTTCGGGCCGACGGCTACAACGTACCGGCCTCTCCGCTGATCACCACCACCGGCATTGCGTCGCTGCTGCTGGCGCCGTTCGGCTCCCACGGCATCAACCTGGCAGCGATCAGCGCCGCGATCTGCACCGGGCCCCATGCCCACGAGGATCGCAACAAACGCTACACCGCGGCAGTGTGGTGCGGGATTTTCTACGGGATTGCCGGGGTGTTCGGCGCCACGCTGGCGGCGCTGTTTGCCGCGCTGCCCAAGGAACTGGTGCTGTCGATTGCCGCGCTGGCGCTGTTCGGTTCGATCATCAACGGTTTGAGCATTGCCATGACCGAGGTGAAGGAACGGGAAGCGGCGCTGATCACCTTCATGGTCACGGCGTCGGGGCTGACGCTGTTTTCCATCGGTTCGGCCTTCTGGGGAATTGTCGCGGGGGTGCTGACCTTGCTGATCCTCAACTGGCGCAAGGCATGA